In Sulfurisphaera javensis, a single genomic region encodes these proteins:
- the gcvPB gene encoding aminomethyl-transferring glycine dehydrogenase subunit GcvPB — MKWHQATWDEPLIFEYKGKNRVGLKIPIEEELRKQVKINLPINLRRKDIDLPELSELEVIRHFIRLSQMSFGVDNGMVPLGSCTMKYNPKIEEEADNLTQNLHPLQDESTVQGILEVIYDMQRWLAEITGMELCSLQVPAGAAGELAGVLMIKKYHEIKGRKNRDEMLVADTAHGTNPASASMENFKVIYIKSNNEGLVDIDVLKEIVSERTAGFMLTNPNTLGLFEENILDIAKYIHSVDAKLYYDGANLNGILGIVRPGDMGFDIVHLNLHKTFAVPHGGGGPGAGAICAKGEMVDYLPYPLVEKKNGKYSLTYIPKYTIGKIATYYGNIGNVVRAYIYILGLGAEGISLVGKMSTLATNYLISKLKDVKGLDLIAPNRPRKHEVVFSAKTLAKETGVTANDIAKALLDRGFYAPTIYFPPNVEEALMIEPTETEPKEVLDSFAEAVRDIINLAYTNPNEVLSSPKNTAVRRLDQVIANHPSSVTPTYRVKRLREEGKIGSLK; from the coding sequence GTGAAATGGCATCAAGCTACATGGGATGAACCACTAATATTTGAATATAAAGGGAAAAATAGGGTAGGCTTAAAGATACCAATAGAAGAAGAGTTAAGAAAGCAAGTAAAAATTAATTTACCAATAAATCTTAGGAGAAAAGATATAGATTTACCGGAGCTAAGTGAGTTAGAAGTAATTAGACATTTCATAAGGTTGTCACAAATGAGTTTCGGAGTAGATAACGGCATGGTACCCTTAGGATCTTGTACCATGAAATATAACCCTAAAATAGAGGAAGAGGCAGATAATCTGACTCAAAATTTACATCCATTACAAGATGAATCGACAGTTCAAGGAATATTGGAAGTTATTTATGACATGCAAAGATGGCTAGCTGAAATAACCGGAATGGAGTTGTGTAGTCTACAAGTGCCTGCTGGAGCAGCCGGAGAACTTGCTGGAGTATTAATGATTAAAAAATATCATGAGATTAAAGGTAGGAAAAATAGAGATGAAATGCTAGTTGCTGATACGGCACATGGAACTAACCCAGCTAGTGCATCGATGGAGAATTTTAAAGTGATTTATATAAAGTCGAATAATGAAGGGTTGGTAGATATTGATGTACTTAAGGAAATAGTAAGCGAAAGGACGGCTGGATTTATGTTGACTAATCCTAATACATTAGGATTGTTTGAAGAGAATATACTGGATATTGCAAAATACATACATTCAGTTGATGCAAAGCTTTATTATGATGGGGCAAACCTTAATGGCATTTTAGGTATAGTTAGGCCAGGAGATATGGGGTTTGACATAGTTCATTTGAACTTGCATAAGACCTTTGCTGTACCTCATGGAGGAGGTGGGCCAGGTGCTGGAGCAATTTGCGCTAAAGGAGAGATGGTTGATTATCTGCCATATCCACTTGTAGAGAAAAAGAATGGAAAATATTCACTAACTTATATACCTAAATATACTATAGGTAAGATAGCTACATATTATGGAAACATTGGCAACGTAGTAAGAGCTTATATCTATATTCTTGGATTGGGAGCTGAGGGCATATCATTAGTAGGTAAGATGAGCACGTTAGCCACAAATTACTTGATTTCTAAACTTAAAGATGTAAAAGGATTAGATTTAATTGCACCAAATAGACCTAGAAAGCATGAGGTAGTATTTTCTGCTAAAACGTTAGCTAAAGAAACTGGAGTTACAGCTAACGATATAGCTAAGGCGCTATTAGATAGAGGATTCTATGCTCCTACTATATATTTTCCTCCCAATGTAGAAGAGGCATTAATGATAGAACCCACAGAGACAGAACCAAAAGAGGTTTTGGATAGTTTCGCTGAGGCAGTAAGAGATATTATAAATTTGGCATATACTAACCCTAATGAGGTACTATCATCTCCAAAAAATACGGCAGTTAGGAGATTAGACCAAGTAATTGCAAATCATCCTTCAAGTGTTACTCCAACATATAGAGTGAAAAGATTAAGAGAAGAAGGAAAAATAGGTTCCTTAAAGTAA
- a CDS encoding signal peptidase I codes for MKKSDILLLVVIILIYIVVLSGVVQTASVEGVSMYPIFQNGYLTFYTSPSNIKIGDIIIYKSPTFNTYVIHHVIKINYIDGETYYVTQGVDHITNPQPDNKIGLEGPYGVSQTQVIGKVAEINGVVISIPYLGYISILFSLL; via the coding sequence ATGAAGAAGAGTGATATATTACTTCTTGTTGTTATAATTTTAATCTATATTGTAGTTTTATCTGGAGTAGTGCAAACAGCAAGCGTTGAAGGAGTTTCAATGTATCCTATTTTTCAAAATGGTTACTTAACATTTTATACATCTCCTAGCAATATTAAAATAGGAGATATAATAATATATAAATCGCCTACTTTTAATACATATGTTATACATCATGTGATAAAAATAAACTATATTGATGGAGAAACCTATTACGTCACCCAAGGAGTAGATCATATAACAAATCCTCAGCCTGATAACAAAATTGGTTTAGAAGGACCATATGGAGTATCTCAAACACAAGTTATAGGAAAAGTTGCTGAGATTAATGGCGTTGTTATATCTATACCTTATCTTGGTTATATCTCAATACTTTTCTCATTACTTTAA
- a CDS encoding chromatin protein Cren7 — translation MPRKKQSDPYVCPTCGTRVEKPTKTWQLVSPIPDAYGRITITVMGSFECPNGHKWKAVVSKIRAGGSSVEVEGKKGVKKIGDEKEEEDRAEVIELDLSDLDEEE, via the coding sequence ATGCCTAGAAAAAAGCAAAGTGATCCCTACGTATGCCCTACATGTGGTACAAGAGTTGAAAAACCTACTAAAACGTGGCAATTAGTGTCTCCAATCCCTGACGCTTACGGAAGAATAACAATAACAGTAATGGGGTCTTTTGAATGCCCTAATGGTCATAAATGGAAAGCTGTCGTTTCAAAGATAAGGGCTGGCGGAAGTTCAGTAGAAGTTGAAGGTAAAAAAGGTGTAAAGAAAATTGGGGATGAAAAAGAGGAAGAAGATAGGGCTGAAGTAATTGAACTAGATCTTAGTGATCTAGATGAAGAAGAGTGA